One genomic region from Chthoniobacterales bacterium encodes:
- the rplT gene encoding 50S ribosomal protein L20: MPRATNAPASRERRRRVIEKAKGFRGRRSKLFRYAKDAVMKAQYWAYRDRKTKKRNFRSLWVQRLNAAAREQGLTYSRFMEGLKAANIDLDRKVLSDIAITDDSAFKSIIEQVKAALDKKNSARQAA, from the coding sequence ATGCCAAGAGCCACTAACGCACCCGCCAGCCGCGAACGCCGCCGCCGGGTCATCGAAAAAGCCAAAGGTTTCCGCGGTCGCCGCTCGAAACTTTTCCGCTACGCCAAAGACGCCGTCATGAAGGCCCAATACTGGGCATATCGTGACCGCAAAACCAAGAAACGGAACTTCCGTTCCCTCTGGGTGCAACGCCTCAACGCTGCCGCCCGCGAGCAGGGGCTGACTTACAGCCGATTCATGGAAGGCCTCAAAGCCGCCAACATCGACTTGGACCGCAAGGTTCTCTCGGACATCGCCATCACGGACGATTCGGCGTTCAAATCCATCATTGAGCAGGTGAAAGCCGCTCTGGATAAGAAGAACTCGGCGAGACAAGCGGCCTAA
- a CDS encoding polyphosphate kinase 2 family protein, with protein MKSLISPYQISSGKKFLLKSCDPSDTGDFKDKEHAKDRLAAGVARIAELQEKLYAQDQWSLLLVFQAMDAAGKDSVIKHVMSGTNPQACQVYSFKQPSSEDLDHDFLWRCQKCLPERGRIGIFNRSYYEETLVVRVHPEFLAKQKLPRQLVGKDIWENRFQDINDFERTQTRNGTIIRKFFLNVSKEEQKKRFLARLDDPTKNWKFSAADVAERGHWDEYMAAYEDMIRHTATESAPWFVVPADKKWFTRLVVVAAVIDALESLDLEYPSVTEAMKKDNLAARKILASEK; from the coding sequence ATGAAGTCCCTGATCTCTCCCTATCAAATTTCCAGCGGGAAAAAATTTCTCCTCAAAAGCTGCGACCCATCCGACACGGGCGATTTTAAAGACAAGGAGCACGCGAAGGACAGGCTCGCCGCCGGCGTTGCGCGAATCGCCGAGTTGCAAGAAAAACTCTACGCGCAGGATCAATGGTCGCTCCTGCTCGTCTTTCAGGCGATGGACGCGGCGGGCAAGGACAGCGTGATCAAACACGTCATGTCGGGCACCAATCCACAGGCCTGCCAGGTGTATTCCTTTAAGCAGCCGAGCAGCGAGGATCTCGACCACGACTTCCTCTGGCGCTGCCAGAAATGTCTCCCCGAGCGCGGACGGATCGGGATTTTTAACCGTTCCTATTACGAGGAAACGCTCGTCGTCCGCGTGCATCCAGAGTTTCTCGCGAAGCAAAAACTGCCGCGCCAGCTTGTCGGCAAAGACATCTGGGAGAATCGTTTTCAGGACATCAACGACTTTGAAAGAACTCAAACTCGCAATGGAACGATCATCCGGAAGTTTTTCCTGAACGTCTCGAAGGAGGAGCAGAAGAAGCGTTTTCTGGCGCGGCTGGATGATCCGACGAAGAACTGGAAATTTTCCGCGGCCGACGTCGCCGAGCGCGGTCATTGGGACGAATACATGGCGGCCTACGAGGACATGATCCGTCACACCGCGACGGAGAGCGCGCCGTGGTTTGTCGTTCCGGCGGACAAGAAATGGTTCACCCGGCTGGTGGTGGTCGCGGCTGTGATCGATGCCCTGGAGTCGCTCGATCTGGAGTATCCGTCAGTGACCGAGGCGATGAAAAAAGACAACCTCGCCGCCCGGAAAATCCTTGCCTCGGAAAAGTAG
- the hpnH gene encoding adenosyl-hopene transferase HpnH: protein MRFPLPLTLKFASHIVRHKLRKTPKFATVLQLEPLHTCNLSCTGCGRIREYSTSMKDVMPLADCLAAAAECDAPMISICGGEPLIYPEIEQLVAGLREQNRIVYICTNGVFMRKKMRQWLAAEFVRRPDWVNQRIAELLTSQLISDDEATSIRLGPKKFNSPTIAPSGWLYWNVHLDGLEATHDIIVEREGVFKECIAAIRMAKLLGYQVATNTTVYQETNMTEIEDLFAFLATLGVDGHTISPGYEYDAAKKDMQKRLGLAPEDFFLTRKLTIEKFQNIERWAREYNLLGTPIYFEFLSGKRQLRCSAWAIPTRNIRGWKAPCYLMTDGHYPSYQELLDKVQWEKYGVVDGQARDPRCENCMMHCGYEPSATLGIDSQPGDNWKNIKFNFGAKPNPIPREVNPWKPVSQPTLLPHP from the coding sequence ATGAGATTTCCTCTGCCGCTGACTCTTAAATTCGCTTCCCACATTGTCCGGCACAAGCTTCGCAAAACTCCGAAGTTCGCCACCGTGCTCCAGCTCGAGCCGCTCCACACCTGCAACCTTTCCTGCACCGGCTGCGGGCGCATTCGCGAATATTCCACGTCGATGAAAGACGTCATGCCGCTGGCCGACTGCCTCGCCGCAGCGGCGGAATGCGACGCGCCGATGATCTCCATCTGCGGCGGCGAACCGCTGATTTACCCCGAGATCGAGCAGCTGGTCGCAGGATTGCGCGAACAGAACCGGATCGTTTACATCTGCACGAACGGCGTCTTCATGCGGAAGAAAATGCGCCAGTGGCTCGCGGCTGAATTCGTTCGCCGCCCCGATTGGGTGAACCAGCGCATCGCGGAACTCCTCACCTCGCAACTCATCAGCGACGACGAGGCGACTTCCATTCGACTCGGACCGAAAAAATTCAACTCGCCCACCATCGCCCCGAGCGGCTGGCTCTATTGGAATGTCCATCTCGATGGATTGGAAGCCACGCACGACATCATCGTGGAACGCGAAGGTGTTTTCAAGGAATGCATCGCCGCGATTCGCATGGCGAAATTGTTAGGTTATCAAGTCGCTACTAACACAACCGTCTATCAAGAAACTAACATGACCGAGATCGAGGATTTGTTTGCGTTTCTAGCCACGCTGGGCGTCGATGGACACACCATCAGCCCCGGCTATGAATACGACGCGGCGAAGAAGGACATGCAGAAACGACTCGGACTCGCCCCCGAGGATTTCTTTCTTACTCGCAAGCTAACCATCGAGAAATTCCAGAACATCGAACGCTGGGCGCGGGAGTATAATTTGCTGGGAACTCCCATTTACTTCGAGTTTCTCAGCGGCAAACGCCAGTTGCGCTGCTCGGCCTGGGCCATCCCCACGCGCAACATTCGTGGCTGGAAAGCGCCATGTTATCTGATGACCGACGGCCACTATCCTAGCTATCAGGAATTGCTCGACAAAGTTCAGTGGGAAAAATACGGAGTGGTCGATGGTCAGGCCCGCGATCCGCGCTGCGAGAATTGCATGATGCATTGCGGCTACGAACCTTCCGCCACTTTAGGCATCGACTCTCAACCCGGCGACAACTGGAAGAACATCAAATTCAACTTCGGCGCGAAGCCTAATCCAATTCCGCGCGAGGTGAATCCGTGGAAACCCGTCTCGCAACCGACTCTGCTGCCGCATCCATGA
- a CDS encoding MBL fold metallo-hydrolase: protein MARTRILRQLFLDSFRSVPPAPHRPTPASWSNEKITGACLGHSTVLLNFLGSWVLTDPVFSMRAGPGWSPFVLGPKRYLRPALSIRELPKIDLIVLSHAHFDHFDLSSLRHFPRDTQIVTARHTSDLLRRFHHVHELHWNQTLTLKLQSGSIAITGIEVKHWGARMLRDEHRGYNGYVLEKSGRRVFYSGDTAMTDAFRHLGANGQNIDLILMPIGAYDPWIRAHCNPEQAHAMAEAAGAKHFVPVHHQTFKLSSERMDEPAHRIRAAFASEPERLLSVDVGETFVVPIPAA, encoded by the coding sequence ATGGCCCGCACCCGCATTCTTCGCCAGCTTTTTCTCGACAGTTTTCGCTCCGTTCCACCCGCGCCGCATCGTCCCACGCCGGCGTCGTGGTCGAATGAGAAAATCACCGGTGCCTGCCTCGGCCACTCCACCGTTTTGCTGAATTTCCTCGGCTCCTGGGTGCTTACCGACCCGGTTTTTTCCATGCGAGCCGGACCCGGCTGGAGCCCGTTCGTTCTCGGTCCGAAACGCTATTTGCGCCCTGCTCTCTCCATTCGCGAACTCCCCAAGATCGATCTCATCGTCCTCAGCCACGCGCATTTCGACCACTTCGATCTCTCCAGTTTGCGGCACTTTCCGCGCGACACGCAGATCGTCACCGCCCGTCACACGTCCGATCTCCTGCGCCGTTTCCACCACGTCCACGAGTTGCATTGGAACCAAACCCTCACGCTCAAGTTACAGTCGGGTTCCATCGCCATCACCGGCATCGAGGTGAAACATTGGGGAGCGCGGATGTTGCGCGACGAGCATCGCGGCTACAACGGCTATGTGTTGGAGAAATCCGGCCGCCGCGTCTTTTACTCCGGCGACACTGCGATGACCGACGCCTTCCGCCACCTCGGTGCCAATGGCCAAAATATCGATCTCATCCTCATGCCCATCGGCGCTTACGACCCGTGGATTCGGGCGCATTGCAATCCCGAGCAGGCTCACGCCATGGCTGAGGCTGCGGGCGCGAAACACTTCGTCCCCGTCCACCACCAAACCTTCAAACTCAGTTCCGAGCGGATGGACGAACCGGCCCACCGCATCCGAGCCGCCTTTGCCAGCGAGCCCGAGCGCCTCCTGTCCGTCGATGTCGGCGAGACGTTTGTCGTGCCTATTCCCGCAGCGTGA
- the pheS gene encoding phenylalanine--tRNA ligase subunit alpha, giving the protein MEDALREIQTGALNDIAAAADLAALETLRVALMGRSGSVSVIGEQMKTVPKEQRPVFGKLLNDTRNAISLALESKQAELNAARDAQAVSSIDVTLPAQSHPQPGALHPVTQMQDRVIQIFRRLGFAMADGPDIDDEWHCFDALNTPADHPARNETDTYYLPDGRLLRTHTSTVQIRTMENQPPPVRVICPGAAYRRDEVDATHLNQFNQIEGLYVAENVSLADLKGTLEYFLRELLGAQTEIRFRPHFFPFTEPSFEVDAKLPGTNKWLELAGCGMVDPAVFEAINQRRGDNAFDPERVSGFAFGFGIDRLTMILTGTTDIRMLVENDLRYLQQFRS; this is encoded by the coding sequence ATGGAAGACGCCCTTAGGGAGATTCAAACCGGTGCACTCAACGACATCGCCGCCGCTGCTGATTTGGCCGCGCTGGAAACCCTGCGTGTCGCCCTCATGGGACGCTCCGGGAGCGTTTCCGTGATCGGCGAGCAGATGAAAACGGTGCCGAAAGAGCAGCGTCCGGTCTTTGGGAAATTGCTCAACGACACGCGCAACGCCATATCATTGGCACTCGAATCGAAACAGGCCGAACTCAACGCTGCCCGCGACGCGCAGGCCGTCTCCAGCATCGACGTCACGCTGCCCGCGCAGTCGCACCCGCAGCCCGGCGCATTGCATCCGGTCACGCAAATGCAGGACCGCGTCATCCAGATTTTTCGCCGGCTCGGTTTCGCCATGGCCGACGGCCCCGACATCGACGACGAGTGGCATTGCTTCGACGCGCTGAACACACCCGCCGACCACCCCGCGCGCAACGAGACCGACACCTATTATTTGCCCGATGGCCGATTGCTGCGGACACACACTTCGACCGTGCAGATTCGGACCATGGAAAATCAGCCGCCGCCTGTGCGGGTGATTTGCCCCGGAGCCGCCTATCGGCGCGACGAGGTGGATGCGACCCACCTCAACCAGTTCAACCAGATCGAAGGCCTCTACGTTGCGGAAAACGTCAGCCTCGCCGATCTCAAGGGCACGCTGGAATACTTCCTCCGCGAACTCCTCGGCGCGCAGACCGAGATTCGTTTTCGTCCGCATTTTTTCCCGTTCACCGAGCCCAGTTTCGAGGTAGACGCCAAGCTGCCCGGCACCAACAAATGGCTCGAACTCGCTGGCTGCGGCATGGTCGATCCGGCGGTTTTTGAGGCCATCAATCAACGCCGGGGCGACAACGCCTTCGACCCGGAACGCGTCTCCGGTTTCGCCTTTGGCTTCGGCATCGACCGCCTCACTATGATCCTCACCGGCACCACCGACATCCGCATGTTAGTAGAAAACGACCTGCGCTACCTCCAGCAATTCCGGTCATGA
- the shc gene encoding squalene--hopene cyclase: METRLATDSAAASMNAAGRQAANNEPASLFPIDEAIAAAQDYLLTRLQPEGYWIHELAVDATLCADWILYLHWSNRMELDLQTKCADHVRSRALEGGGWNIYHGGPPEINATIKAYYALKLAGDSPDALWMTEARNQILRLGGIPAMNTYSKLYLALLGQFPWEYLPAIPLEIMLFPDWFFFNLHKVSAWSRTMLVPLAIINHFKPVRNLPAHLQLHELYPVGHENTDLSLPRDRKLLAWRNFFLFWNRALKLTEKLPPPPWRESALTRAKNWMIERMGEGSDGLGAIFPAMLNSMIALQCLGYERDHPLARKADADMRGLFIDEPNNFRIQPCLSPVWDTAINLIALRESGISENDPRLTRAVNWLVSREVRFAGDWAKRIPNIESAGWAFEFSNIYYPDTDDTAMVLLALARFPEWDGTPLTARAMDWLLAFQCRNGGWAAFDRDVTDRWLEEVPFADHNSIIDPECSDLTARVLEVLGHCPDTDGTRIKKAIAYLRRTQEADGSWYGRWGVNYIYGTWQVLRGLAAFGHDMREPWLVRARDWLESCQNEDGSWGETAASYLDPTTRGKGTGTASQTAWALMGLCAAHEPDRSRILRGAHWLLRTQQPAGDWHEPDTTGTGFPGVFYLRYDSYRINWPLLALAEVRRILV; encoded by the coding sequence GTGGAAACCCGTCTCGCAACCGACTCTGCTGCCGCATCCATGAACGCCGCCGGGCGGCAGGCTGCTAACAACGAACCTGCCAGTCTTTTCCCGATTGATGAGGCCATTGCCGCCGCGCAAGATTACCTTCTAACTCGACTGCAACCCGAGGGTTATTGGATTCACGAACTGGCCGTCGATGCCACGCTTTGCGCTGACTGGATTCTCTATCTGCATTGGTCGAATCGAATGGAACTCGACTTGCAAACGAAGTGCGCGGACCATGTTAGGAGTCGCGCTCTCGAGGGTGGCGGCTGGAATATCTATCACGGCGGTCCGCCGGAAATCAACGCGACGATCAAGGCTTACTATGCACTCAAGCTGGCAGGCGATTCGCCTGATGCGCTGTGGATGACCGAGGCGCGCAATCAGATTTTGCGGCTCGGCGGCATCCCGGCGATGAATACTTACAGCAAGCTCTACCTCGCCTTGCTGGGACAATTCCCGTGGGAATATCTCCCAGCCATTCCGCTGGAGATCATGCTTTTTCCCGACTGGTTTTTCTTCAACCTGCACAAGGTCTCCGCCTGGAGCCGCACGATGTTAGTGCCGCTGGCCATCATCAATCATTTCAAGCCCGTGAGAAATCTTCCGGCGCACTTGCAACTGCACGAGTTGTATCCGGTCGGCCACGAAAACACCGATCTCTCACTCCCGCGCGACCGCAAGCTCCTCGCCTGGCGCAACTTTTTTCTCTTCTGGAATCGCGCACTCAAGCTCACCGAAAAACTGCCCCCGCCACCCTGGCGTGAGTCCGCCCTAACTCGTGCCAAAAACTGGATGATCGAGCGCATGGGCGAAGGTTCCGACGGACTCGGCGCGATTTTCCCAGCGATGCTGAACTCGATGATCGCCCTGCAATGTCTCGGCTACGAACGCGATCATCCCCTCGCCCGCAAAGCCGACGCCGACATGCGCGGACTCTTCATCGACGAACCTAACAACTTCCGCATCCAGCCGTGTCTCTCGCCAGTTTGGGACACTGCGATCAATCTCATCGCCTTGCGCGAATCGGGCATTTCGGAGAATGATCCGCGTCTAACTCGCGCTGTGAATTGGTTAGTTTCTCGCGAGGTTAGATTCGCGGGCGATTGGGCGAAGCGCATTCCTAACATTGAGTCCGCAGGCTGGGCCTTTGAGTTTTCTAACATCTACTATCCCGACACCGACGACACCGCGATGGTGTTGTTAGCACTCGCCCGTTTCCCAGAATGGGATGGAACTCCGCTCACGGCTCGCGCGATGGATTGGTTACTGGCTTTTCAATGTCGCAATGGCGGCTGGGCGGCCTTTGATCGCGATGTTACCGATCGCTGGCTGGAGGAAGTGCCGTTTGCGGATCACAACTCCATCATCGACCCCGAGTGCAGCGACCTCACGGCACGAGTCCTGGAAGTGTTAGGACATTGCCCTGATACGGATGGAACCCGGATCAAAAAGGCCATTGCCTATCTGCGCCGCACGCAGGAGGCCGATGGCTCGTGGTATGGACGCTGGGGCGTGAACTACATTTACGGCACGTGGCAAGTCCTCCGCGGTTTGGCCGCCTTTGGCCACGACATGCGCGAACCGTGGCTTGTCCGTGCGCGCGACTGGCTGGAGAGTTGCCAGAACGAAGACGGGAGTTGGGGAGAAACGGCGGCGTCCTATCTCGATCCCACCACGCGCGGCAAAGGCACCGGCACCGCCTCACAAACCGCTTGGGCGCTAATGGGACTCTGCGCCGCCCACGAGCCCGACCGTTCCCGCATCCTGCGCGGCGCGCACTGGCTCCTCCGAACCCAGCAACCCGCCGGCGACTGGCACGAACCCGACACCACCGGCACCGGTTTCCCCGGCGTCTTCTACCTGCGCTACGATTCCTACCGCATCAACTGGCCGCTGCTTGCGCTGGCCGAAGTGCGGCGCATTTTAGTCTGA
- the pheT gene encoding phenylalanine--tRNA ligase subunit beta, whose amino-acid sequence MKVSLNWLREFLPLTKTNAEISDLLTFAGVEVEGIETKGVNIANVVVAQIQRSEQHPNADRLSVCKVDDGSGVPRQIVCGAKNYQVGDKIPLALPGAILPGDFKIKVGKLRGIESEGMMCSAKELGISEESAGLLILSPDAPIGTEIGKLFPADTIFDLEITPNRADLLSHRGIARELGAILGIPIELPSKNDVPSNARFPVRIESNSALFYSGRMVRNVTVGPSPEWLVNKLQSVGLRSINNVVDVTNFVMLEMGQPLHAFDLAKVDCGIVVRNAADGEKFLALDGREYTLTPLDLVIADESKALAIAGVMGGQDSGVSASTTDVLLESALFRSTNIRRTSRVLGLASDSSYRFERGVDPGQLLAASARACQLLEEIAGGQAEPVLSMAGELPPLEWTVSLRNDRCRQLLGAPISDERIQQILSGLGLQSGVGNEWKIPSFRADLTREVDLIEEVARVQGIQSIPGKSGGFAAPISDVDRLYDFQMGLKRALATRGFSEARTLSLRPANETALRTEAALRVRNPLTEDQTWFRESLVAGLLTVAEFNQRMGASSIRLVETGRVFKKTASSSIEIFTLGLLVTGQDTQSDWRKTSQPLDFFALKADVSSLVAAPLEFVAATHPAAVLAADISIAGKKIGWIGQLQPALVRDSGVKTPVYVAEIDLAALLGALPATRLFSALPKYPAVTRDIAMLAPLTLTHSEVEAALLGANDPLLRDVAIFDLFTDSTGAKIPADKKSLAYSLTYRADDRTLTQDEVNTAHARLKNRLVESCGVTLRE is encoded by the coding sequence ATGAAAGTCTCACTCAACTGGCTGCGGGAATTTCTCCCGCTGACAAAAACCAACGCCGAAATTTCCGACCTCCTCACCTTCGCCGGAGTGGAAGTCGAGGGCATCGAAACAAAAGGCGTCAACATCGCGAACGTCGTCGTTGCCCAAATCCAAAGATCCGAGCAACACCCAAACGCCGACCGCCTGAGCGTCTGCAAAGTCGATGACGGCAGCGGCGTCCCTCGTCAGATCGTTTGCGGCGCAAAAAACTATCAAGTCGGCGACAAAATCCCACTCGCACTTCCCGGTGCGATCCTGCCTGGAGATTTCAAAATCAAAGTCGGCAAACTGCGCGGCATCGAAAGCGAAGGCATGATGTGCTCCGCCAAGGAACTCGGCATTTCCGAAGAATCCGCAGGCCTGCTCATCCTCTCGCCCGACGCTCCAATCGGAACTGAAATCGGGAAATTGTTTCCAGCAGACACGATCTTCGATTTGGAAATCACCCCGAATCGTGCCGACTTGCTCAGTCATCGTGGGATTGCACGCGAGTTAGGTGCGATTCTCGGGATTCCAATCGAACTTCCCTCAAAAAACGACGTCCCGTCGAATGCTCGCTTCCCAGTCAGAATCGAATCTAACTCCGCTCTCTTTTATAGCGGGCGCATGGTTAGAAACGTAACAGTCGGCCCGAGCCCAGAGTGGTTGGTTAACAAACTCCAATCCGTCGGCCTGCGCTCGATCAACAACGTCGTCGATGTCACCAACTTCGTGATGTTAGAAATGGGCCAGCCGCTCCATGCGTTTGACCTGGCCAAAGTGGATTGTGGCATTGTTGTCCGAAACGCCGCCGATGGTGAAAAATTCCTCGCCCTCGATGGCCGTGAATACACTCTAACTCCGCTGGACTTAGTCATCGCTGACGAATCAAAAGCGCTCGCCATCGCCGGAGTCATGGGTGGTCAGGACAGCGGCGTTTCCGCCTCCACAACGGATGTGCTGTTAGAAAGCGCCCTCTTTCGCTCTACTAACATCCGTCGCACTTCGCGCGTGCTCGGGCTCGCCAGCGACTCTTCGTATCGCTTCGAGCGCGGCGTCGATCCGGGCCAGCTTCTCGCCGCCTCGGCGCGTGCCTGCCAATTACTAGAAGAGATTGCCGGTGGCCAGGCTGAACCTGTACTTTCCATGGCTGGCGAATTACCGCCGCTGGAATGGACTGTTAGTCTCCGCAACGACCGCTGCCGCCAATTGTTAGGAGCACCGATTTCTGACGAGCGCATTCAGCAAATTTTGAGCGGACTTGGATTGCAATCTGGCGTTGGCAACGAATGGAAAATCCCCTCGTTTCGCGCCGATCTCACTCGCGAAGTCGATCTTATCGAGGAAGTCGCGCGCGTCCAAGGCATCCAGAGCATCCCGGGAAAATCAGGCGGATTCGCTGCTCCGATTTCCGACGTGGATCGTCTCTATGATTTCCAGATGGGTCTCAAGCGCGCTTTGGCTACTCGTGGCTTTTCCGAGGCACGCACGTTATCGCTGCGTCCGGCGAATGAAACGGCGCTCCGAACTGAGGCAGCGCTGAGAGTGCGTAATCCGCTGACGGAAGACCAGACGTGGTTTCGCGAGAGTCTCGTCGCTGGATTGCTAACCGTCGCCGAGTTCAATCAGCGCATGGGTGCGAGTTCCATCCGACTCGTTGAGACGGGTCGCGTCTTCAAAAAAACTGCGTCGAGTTCCATCGAAATCTTCACGCTGGGTTTGTTAGTTACAGGTCAGGACACGCAGAGCGACTGGCGCAAAACATCGCAGCCGCTCGATTTCTTCGCTTTGAAAGCCGATGTTAGCAGCCTGGTTGCGGCTCCGCTGGAGTTCGTCGCAGCCACCCATCCGGCAGCCGTTCTCGCCGCAGACATTTCCATCGCCGGAAAAAAAATCGGCTGGATCGGACAGCTTCAACCCGCACTCGTTCGCGACTCCGGTGTGAAGACTCCCGTTTACGTGGCGGAGATCGATCTGGCCGCATTGTTAGGAGCGTTGCCCGCGACGCGGCTATTTTCTGCGTTGCCAAAATATCCGGCAGTCACGCGCGACATTGCGATGTTAGCTCCGCTGACGCTGACGCATTCCGAAGTCGAAGCCGCATTGCTCGGGGCCAACGATCCGTTGCTTCGCGATGTCGCCATTTTCGATCTCTTCACCGACTCGACTGGAGCCAAAATTCCGGCGGATAAAAAGTCGCTCGCCTACTCGCTCACCTACCGCGCCGACGACCGCACCCTCACCCAGGACGAAGTCAATACCGCCCACGCCCGGCTGAAAAATCGGCTGGTGGAATCGTGCGGCGTCACGCTGCGGGAATAG
- the rpmI gene encoding 50S ribosomal protein L35, translating into MPKSIARRKTKKAAAKRFKITGTGKILRSSANKRHLLSAKSPKQKRQAAKSCLVDKTDMKRVKDCLPFH; encoded by the coding sequence ATGCCAAAGTCAATTGCCAGACGCAAAACCAAGAAAGCAGCGGCGAAGCGTTTTAAAATCACTGGAACTGGGAAAATTCTCCGTTCCTCTGCCAATAAACGCCACTTGTTGAGTGCCAAAAGCCCAAAACAAAAACGCCAGGCCGCCAAGTCTTGTCTCGTTGATAAAACGGACATGAAACGGGTCAAAGACTGCCTGCCTTTCCACTAG
- the xseA gene encoding exodeoxyribonuclease VII large subunit has protein sequence MDELFTSEPQVLTVGELTRSIRDLLEGRLGDVWVEGEISNHRKQASGHQYFTLKDDRAQLACVLFARTATRQKLTDGMAVQVFGNVTVYEARGQYQMIVQKVQPRGQGALQAKFEALKRKLDAEGLFDVSRKLALPKFPRTIGLVTSPTGAALQDMVNVFARRAPWLRWLLIPVKVQGAEAAAEIAGAIRQFNADHASSIDVLVVGRGGGSIEDLWPFNEEIVARAIHASSIPIVSAVGHEIDFTIADFVADLRAPTPSAAAEMVVPDGEELAHRLRVLTSRLRQCLQATITHEKEKLTGRLAPALQREVLRIVEQHQQSADFLASDLALNLERQMSALEQRFARALGSLQQHRPDQILALKRQSFQQKREQFLTITRQSLAHRKNRLEQCGGLLRVLGPESTLKRGYSILTRADGSVVTSAAAVAAGETLRNRLSDGEIISTAN, from the coding sequence ATGGATGAGCTTTTCACCAGCGAACCCCAGGTTCTAACCGTTGGCGAACTCACGCGCAGCATTCGCGATTTGCTGGAAGGCCGCCTTGGGGATGTGTGGGTGGAAGGGGAAATTTCCAACCATCGCAAGCAGGCTTCTGGACACCAGTATTTCACGCTAAAGGATGATCGTGCACAACTGGCTTGCGTTCTGTTTGCGCGGACGGCGACGAGGCAAAAACTCACCGACGGCATGGCCGTGCAAGTCTTTGGCAACGTGACGGTTTACGAGGCGCGAGGGCAGTATCAGATGATCGTGCAAAAGGTCCAGCCGCGAGGGCAGGGGGCGTTGCAGGCGAAGTTCGAGGCCTTAAAGCGCAAGCTGGATGCGGAGGGTTTGTTCGATGTTAGCAGGAAGCTAGCATTGCCAAAATTTCCGAGAACCATCGGACTCGTCACGTCGCCGACCGGAGCCGCCTTGCAGGACATGGTGAACGTCTTTGCGCGTCGTGCGCCGTGGCTGCGATGGCTGCTGATTCCAGTGAAAGTCCAGGGCGCGGAAGCCGCTGCGGAAATCGCCGGCGCGATCCGGCAGTTCAACGCCGATCATGCGAGTTCCATCGATGTCTTAGTCGTCGGACGCGGCGGGGGGAGCATCGAGGATTTGTGGCCGTTCAACGAGGAAATCGTCGCCCGCGCCATCCATGCGAGTTCCATTCCTATCGTGTCGGCCGTGGGGCATGAAATCGATTTCACCATCGCCGATTTCGTCGCCGATTTGCGCGCGCCGACTCCGAGCGCCGCCGCAGAAATGGTCGTGCCGGACGGGGAGGAACTGGCTCACCGGCTGCGCGTGCTAACCTCGCGTCTGCGCCAGTGTCTCCAGGCCACGATCACTCATGAAAAAGAGAAACTCACCGGACGTCTCGCCCCGGCGTTGCAGCGGGAGGTGTTGCGGATCGTCGAGCAACACCAGCAATCCGCGGATTTTCTGGCGAGCGATCTGGCGCTGAATCTGGAGCGTCAAATGTCGGCGCTGGAACAACGTTTTGCGCGCGCGCTCGGTTCGCTGCAACAGCATCGGCCCGATCAGATTCTTGCGCTCAAGCGGCAGTCGTTTCAGCAGAAGCGGGAGCAGTTTCTAACCATCACGCGCCAATCCCTCGCGCACCGCAAAAACCGGCTCGAACAATGCGGCGGCCTCCTGCGCGTGCTCGGGCCGGAATCCACGCTGAAGCGGGGTTACAGCATTCTCACGCGGGCGGACGGATCGGTCGTCACGAGTGCGGCGGCGGTCGCGGCTGGCGAGACCCTGCGCAACCGCTTGAGCGACGGCGAGATCATTTCCACGGCCAACTAA